A portion of the Achromobacter sp. MFA1 R4 genome contains these proteins:
- a CDS encoding MATE family efflux transporter has protein sequence MNATAQHARFVSGPLGGHVLEMILTGWASMLAVFAVEFLSLLYLGTLEDEAVLGAVGFGSMTQFTIIAVCIGVTVGGAALVSRALGAQDVARARALAGASLILMAATALAAGAVFLAAIGPFTAANGLAEDVRAHLLSYVLITTPFAVVMGIGMMLSNLLRAAGHGRQSMWVLLAGTGTVAVLDPIVIFVLDGGMVGIAWASGAGRLATVALGAWLVFRKHRLVAWPALGQLREHLAAIGAIALPAALTTLATPAAVIFTVSTYASFGPSVLAGATVVDRLLQLAYSLFFVLPGAIGPILGQNLGAGQWDRVRQTAGLAARWALLYGFSAAVGLAILAPWMPDIFRVTGPGRDLIVFFCRYGSFAWALNALFFVSIAVFNNLGYATYSTVIGWLRATIGTVPFVWLGARLGGPEGVMLGQMGGFALFSLIAMALCRRVLRAPPAGFAPVAPT, from the coding sequence TTGAACGCGACCGCGCAACACGCCCGTTTCGTGTCCGGCCCGCTCGGCGGGCACGTCCTCGAAATGATCCTGACCGGCTGGGCAAGCATGCTGGCCGTGTTTGCCGTGGAATTCCTGTCGCTGCTGTACCTGGGCACGCTGGAGGACGAGGCGGTGCTGGGCGCGGTGGGATTCGGGTCCATGACGCAGTTCACCATCATCGCCGTCTGCATCGGCGTGACGGTGGGCGGCGCGGCCCTGGTGTCGCGGGCGTTGGGCGCGCAGGACGTGGCCCGGGCGCGCGCGCTGGCGGGCGCGTCCCTGATCCTGATGGCCGCCACCGCGTTGGCGGCCGGCGCGGTGTTTCTTGCGGCGATCGGTCCGTTCACCGCCGCCAACGGCCTGGCCGAGGACGTGCGCGCGCATCTGCTGTCGTATGTGCTCATCACCACGCCGTTCGCGGTGGTCATGGGCATCGGCATGATGCTGTCCAACCTGCTGCGCGCGGCGGGCCATGGACGGCAATCCATGTGGGTGCTGCTGGCGGGCACCGGCACGGTCGCCGTGCTCGATCCCATCGTCATCTTCGTGCTGGACGGCGGCATGGTGGGCATCGCATGGGCGAGCGGCGCGGGGCGCCTGGCCACCGTGGCGCTGGGCGCCTGGCTGGTGTTTCGCAAGCACCGGCTGGTCGCATGGCCGGCGCTCGGGCAACTGCGTGAGCACCTGGCCGCGATCGGCGCCATCGCCCTGCCGGCCGCGCTGACCACCTTGGCCACGCCGGCGGCGGTGATCTTCACCGTGTCCACGTATGCCAGCTTCGGCCCCAGCGTGCTGGCCGGCGCCACGGTCGTGGACCGGCTGCTGCAACTGGCGTATTCGCTGTTTTTCGTGCTGCCCGGCGCCATCGGGCCGATACTCGGACAGAACCTGGGCGCCGGCCAGTGGGACCGCGTCAGGCAGACCGCCGGCCTGGCGGCGCGCTGGGCGCTGCTGTACGGGTTTTCGGCGGCGGTCGGGCTGGCGATCCTGGCGCCGTGGATGCCGGATATCTTCCGGGTCACCGGACCGGGGCGCGACCTGATCGTCTTTTTCTGCCGCTACGGCAGCTTTGCCTGGGCGTTGAATGCGCTGTTCTTCGTGTCGATCGCCGTGTTCAACAACCTGGGATACGCCACGTATTCAACTGTCATCGGCTGGCTGCGCGCCACGATCGGCACCGTGCCCTTCGTCTGGCTGGGCGCTCGCCTGGGCGGGCCGGAAGGGGTGATGCTGGGGCAGATGGGCGGCTTTGCGCTGTTCAGCCTGATCGCGATGGCGCTGTGCCGGCGCGTGCTGCGCGCGCCGCCCGCGGGATTCGCGCCGGTCGCGCCGACCTGA